The Gemmatimonadaceae bacterium DNA segment CGCGGGAGCGCCGTCGGTCGGTGCCACTTGAATCAGCCCGCCGAACGGCGTCTCGCGCGCGTACACCTCCTCGTCCAGCACGCCGTCCAACATGAGTGGTGCCGAGAGCTTGATCGCACGCACGGTGGCTTGGCCAGCGGCGTTGCGGGTAATGACGGCTGGAGCCACCGGGGCGGGTGGACCGTCGATGACCGGCGCTGATTGCGCGCGCGCCGGCGCGACGGTGAGCGCGGCAATACCGATCGAAAAAATGGCACAGCACGGCCAGCGCATGGTGGAGTAGGTCATCGGTGCCGTGGTCTCGGGGCGAAGGGAGGAGACAGAATATCGCCCCGACAGGCAAAGGTTGGGAACCTGCCCCCTCGCCCAGTTCGCGGAGGATCACATAAGTGCTCTCGGTGGCTGCGGACGCCCGGACGGTGGTGTCGCGCTAGCGCTCGGCCATGTGGCGGGTCTTTTCGCTGAGTCGCAGTTCGCGCAGCGCCACGCGGGCTTGTTCGACCATCGCGTCAAGGTCTCGACGGGCGTAGACACGGCCGCGCGAAACAACGAAGTCGATCGAACGCACGGCACGCACATCACGCAGCGGATCGTCACGCAGCACGACCAGATCGGCGAGACGTCCGGCCGCGACGGTGCCCAGGGAGTCCTGCGCGTGCTGATACTGCGCCGGATTGAGGGTACCGGTACGGAGTGCCTCCAGCGGGGTGAGTCCGGCAGACTGCAGGAGTGCCAACTCCATCTGCAAGGAGAAGCCAGGCGCCGCTTGCAGGGGAATGTCGGTGCCGGCCAGCAGCGGAACGTGCGCATCGCGCAGTTCACGGATCAAGCGGGTAAACAGCTTCCACTTGGAGGTCGCCAGGGCGATCACGTGTGGACTGCGTTTCCGTTCGACGTCTTTGGGCGGTTCGGTCATGAGACTCGTGTCACGCGCCACCGGATCACGCGGTGCAATGCGCAACATCAGATCGTGCAGCGTCAGCGTGGGGGTCACCCACATGCTGTGCCGCGCCACATCCGCAAAGACCCTCGCTGCCTGTGCGGGCGAATGCGAGACCGTCGCTGTGTCAAGGATCCCATAGCTTGGCCGCTCCACAACCCTGACCTTGAAGAGCACGCGCTCGAACAGCGTGGGCTGCTGCACGGTGCGCCGCATGGCGCGCAATTCGCCTTACGGAATGACCGCGGTGTTCTCAGGAAACCAGAAGAGATGCTCGACGCTGGACATCCCGCTGGCGGCCAGCTCTTGCAGGCTCACCAACTCGGTGCCGTGTGACACACATCGGATGTGTTGCGTGCGACAGGCGTCGAGCGCGGCGCGCACGATCCACGGTTCGGGCTCGGCCTCGAGTTTGACCAGCGACGCCCCATGCTCACGCAGCAGACGCACCGACGTCTGCACGTCGGCCACGGTTCGAATCGGGAATGGTGCGCCGGGAACGACCGGCTCCTTGCCCAGCTTGCCGCCCGTGGCCAACGCGCGCGGCATAGGTGGCGCGTTGCGTGCGGTATCGGCCACCTGCTGCCACCGCTGCAGCACATCCAGATTGCCGCTCAAGTCGCGCACCCCTGTTACCCCGGCCGCCAGGAGAAGCGCCGAGAAGTAATAGCGGGCTCGCGCGTCCGTGCTATCGGCCCCCGGATGCGCTTTGGTCCACGGCGTGTCCGTCAAGTGCGTGTGCATGTCCCACAGCCCCGGGATCACGAACCGATTGCGGGCAGTGATCACCCGGGCGCCGACGGGAAGTTGATAGGTTCCCGCACCCTGCACGGCGATGATGCGTGCGCCTCGCAGCACGACATCCTGATCGGGCACCCGAATACCGCGCACGACATCGATGACGGTCACGTGCGACAGCACCGTGACGGACTCAGGCTGCCGCGACGCCACCGTGCTCCTGCCGGTCAGCGAGAGGGCCAGAAGGGTGCAACGCACTGAAATCACAATGGGATGCCTCATTCGGGGGAGCGGTCCCGCGAAGCGGGGGACACTCCTTCCTGACGGTCAGCGCCCGGGCCTCGTCACCTTCCAGCTGGAGCCTGCACCCCGCAGGAAGACGGCCACGACGTTGTAAACTCGGGTGCCAATGCGCATCATCTACGCTCACCTGCCGATGGAGCTCACCGTGAACCGCAGTCGCCGCCGTGCCACGCTCGCGCCGTTTTCCGTGGCGGTGCTTTTGAGCACTCCGCTGTGTGCCCCGTTGGGCGCGCAGAACACTGCTCCCTCAGCTGCACTGCAGCCTGGGCCCAAGCCCGCCGCCGCGCCGGCCCTTGGCAAGTGGGTGGGTGAGTACGACCGCAACGGCCAGGTCGTATTCGTGATTGAAGACAGCAATACGCTGGTGTTGCTCGATACCGCGCGCGCAACTGCGTCGCGTCAGGTGCTCACACCGGCCGCATTGCAGCAGTTGCACCTGACCAAGCGCCAGGTGGGACCGGTCGCGGGCGCGAACCAGCTCAAGGTGACACCGGTTCGGAGCATTGCGGATCTTCGCCGTGAGGCCCTCGCGGCCTCGCCACCGACCGAAAAACCCCCAGCGCGCGCCAGTGATCTGGTTGAACTCACCACACTTGACCCGGGCATCAAGCTCGAGATCCGCTACGCGACCACCAACAATTTTGCTGGCGCGAAATTCTACGACCAGCCGCGCGCCTTCATGCAGCGACCCGCCGCCGAGGCGGTCGTGCGCGCCCATCGCGCGCTGCGCGTCCTCGGCTATGGACTGCTGATCCACGATGCCTATCGGCCGTGGTACGTGACCCGGATGTTCTGGGATGCGATGCCCGCCGACAAGCGCTGGCTCGTGGCCAATCCCGCTGACGGGTCAAAGCACAATCGGGGCGCGGCGGTTGATCTGACCCTCTACGATCTCAAGTCAGGTCGGCCGATTGAGATGCCGAGCACGTATGATGAAAGCACCGGGCGCGCACACGCCGACTACCCCGGGGGCACCGCCCTGCAGCGGTGGCATCGCGCGCTGCTGCGCAACGCGATGGTGCGCGAGGGATTCGTCGTGAATGCCCTCGAGTGGTGGCACTTTGATTTTGGCAGCTGGCGCGACTACGCCATCGGCAACGTCACCTTTGACAAGATCGGACGATAGCGGAATCCCAGGCCGTCGCGTCTATCCCCAGAAGAGGTACGCCACCGTGATCGCTGCCGCGACGCCAACGGCGTCGGCGAACAGTCCCATCGCCACAGCGTGTCGTGTCTTCCGGACCCCGACCGAGCCGAAGTACAGGGCCAGGATGTAAAACGTCGT contains these protein-coding regions:
- a CDS encoding amidohydrolase family protein — protein: MRRTVQQPTLFERVLFKVRVVERPSYGILDTATVSHSPAQAARVFADVARHSMWVTPTLTLHDLMLRIAPRDPVARDTSLMTEPPKDVERKRSPHVIALATSKWKLFTRLIRELRDAHVPLLAGTDIPLQAAPGFSLQMELALLQSAGLTPLEALRTGTLNPAQYQHAQDSLGTVAAGRLADLVVLRDDPLRDVRAVRSIDFVVSRGRVYARRDLDAMVEQARVALRELRLSEKTRHMAER
- a CDS encoding M15 family metallopeptidase, coding for MELTVNRSRRRATLAPFSVAVLLSTPLCAPLGAQNTAPSAALQPGPKPAAAPALGKWVGEYDRNGQVVFVIEDSNTLVLLDTARATASRQVLTPAALQQLHLTKRQVGPVAGANQLKVTPVRSIADLRREALAASPPTEKPPARASDLVELTTLDPGIKLEIRYATTNNFAGAKFYDQPRAFMQRPAAEAVVRAHRALRVLGYGLLIHDAYRPWYVTRMFWDAMPADKRWLVANPADGSKHNRGAAVDLTLYDLKSGRPIEMPSTYDESTGRAHADYPGGTALQRWHRALLRNAMVREGFVVNALEWWHFDFGSWRDYAIGNVTFDKIGR